The DNA region AGAACTCAGCTATATATTTATAGCTACAACATTTGTTGTATTTATGCATAGCTGGAGAAGAAGATACCATCAGAATTACATAGAAATAGCTATATATCACCACATACCTATTGAAGCACAATCTCTCTTGCCATTATAATATGTACCTGTGATTCATCCGATTCCCATGGCAGCACAGAAACTGATGTAGAGTCGATATGACAAACGAAAAAGGCTATAATCATGAAAACAACTATAGCATTTTTTTGGCAGGCTGATGTTTTCAGAGTGAAGGATAGCTAGCTAGGTGTTATGATCAAATGCTCACTTATAACAAGGCTTTAACAGTTGAATATTTATAATGCTAGCCTGCTCATGATATTATTTAATTTGCTGTCACCAATTAGAACTATGCGTTTAATATAAAGTTTAACGCTAATTTTGAAACACATATGACATGCAAGATCCTAACTTTCAGGCCACTGCTGATGAAATTTATTACAAATCTATATAATGTGAAATCCAATCTAGCTAATTAATTTGGATAACTTTCCTCTGTCTACTTCAAGTTACATCACCATATTTGAGGTTTTAAAATTCATGTCTCTCATCACCCTCTTAAGGTGTTAGATGCCTTACTTTATGAATGTTAAATTTTAGTTGCTGCAACTTGCTAGCGTACGAAAGAAATCAAAGGCTTAATATTATTATATCTCCTTGGACACACAAAAGGACTCAAATGATTATTCCTTTTCAGATTCACTTTATATGTATTTGACAGTGTAAAGAATTTTTACCTAGTGTATTATAACACGTTATTTACTTTATTCTAGGTCTTCAAATTATACTCGCTATAAACAGTTAAATATTGTTGCAACTGCTGATACAATAGGACATTGTTGAAAAATGAACTGAACTTCCAAAGATGCCATTCCATTAAATTTCCATTGAAGAAAAATTAGCGAGTAATGTGAGCGATGAAAGAATCCATCTCAGCGCGGTTGATGCCCCCATCAGCCACTGCTTTTTTAATAGCATTCCTCAAATCTGCTGCTCTTTTCCTCATCTCATCTCCCTCTTTTGAAGTGATCAATGTTTTCACAGCATTTTCAACCATCTCTGATGTAACATGTTCATCACGACTTGCCCATGGCCTAACAATTAGTCCAATTTTCAAGTACTTCGTTACAAGTTGAGAATTCCTTGGCTGATCCGAATGCATTGGCCATGCTGCTATAGGAACTCCAAAGGACATACTctccatgcatgaattccatccGCAATGACTCATAAAACCGCCCGTTGAACTATGTGCTAAAATTTCCAACTGGGGTGCCCAATCTCTTACTATAATCCCTCTTTCTTTTATTCCCTCTTCATATCCTTGAGGCAATTGTACTTTTCTAACCTCACTTGTAAAAACATCTCCTTTGTCAGCATCTCTGAGTACCCAAACGAACTTTTGGTGACTCTTCTCTAGTCCAACCGCAAGCTCTTTAACTTCTTCATCACACAACGAAGTAGTCGTGCCAAATGACACGAAAATAACCGAGTTTGGTTCTTGTTTGTCAAGCCAATCGAGGGACTCGTGGCGTTTGTTTGAGTCTTTGCTCTTCTCATTTTTCTCCAATGGATTGAATGGACCTATAGCCCATTGCTTCATGCCATCATATTCTTTGGCCATTAAATCAAGGTACAAACTTTCTATTACTCTTGATGAATTGTAAAGTTCACCACAATCGATCTTCCCATCAAATTGTTCTTGTATCTTCAAAAAATCCCAAAACTCTGGAGGAAAACAATCTCCAATTGTTGGAATATCCTCATAATTTTCAGTTCCAGGATGAAAAGGCTTTCCTTTGAGTTCCCACAAAAATGAATATATCATGAAGGCTGAGGTACTATTGAAAGAGTAGCATTCTGTATTTGGCATTTGTGGCAAATCTTGAACTATCCATTTCATCAAACtatcataaataacaacaacTTTGCCAATATTCGTGCTTAGAAGTTCGCGCACTAGCGAGCAAACTGGCTCGCGGAGATGGGATGTGGCATAAAATGAAGGCATAAGTTGGTTTGGAAATTTGTGAGAAGCATTAGGATTAGGCAGGGGAGTTTCAAAAGAAGGCGtttgatgaaattcatggaaatgaAGTTTTGTTATGGTGAGTGGATCAAAGCCATGAGCTCTAATTTTTGCTTGTTTAATGTGAGTTGTGGATCCAATGTAATGGACTTGGATATTGTACATGGAAATGAGTCTGGAGAGATGGAGGAGTTGGTTGAGATGGCCTTGTGCTGGAAGTGGCACCATGACCACAACTACTCGGGCGTCGTCTTGCAGTGGCAGAGTCAGGAATTTCGCTACAGTATTATAATTTTTCGATGAAGGGTGTTCAACTGAAGACCGTTCGCCGgttgtagctccgcccctgatgtCTCGCACACTATTTTGTCCAACTGACAACCCTTCGCCGACTGTAACTCCGCCCTTGATGTTTTGCGCGCCATTTTGGCCAATTGACAACCCTAGCTGGTTGTAGCTTCGCCCCTGGCGTGTTGCGTACCATTTTGGCCAACTGACGACTCTTCGCTGGCTGTAGCTCCGCCCTTGGATTCATGCACACCattttgtccatgtgtttttgaGCTAAAATTTTCAGCCATTGAGCTATATATATTAGAAAGATCTCTAGTGATACACAATTTGAGAAGTAATCTTATGAAGTGAGTTATATTTTGATGATGAACAAAAACAGATCCTTTATAAGGAACTATCTTGATGATTTTTCAACAAATGTTATATCTTTGATTGTTCTAAGACGACAAATGAAGTAGAGCCAACCATAACGAGGCATTTTAAATTTCATACACATGCAACGTGGAGTAAACGGAGCTCTATATATGTTTGTCATATACATAGCTAGTGACAAGAACCAGCTCCATATATGtttgtcatacatatatatagctaGTGACAAGAAACAAATATGATAAATTTAGCTAGACAAATTTGGCAATCATAAAAGGTTTTCACACATATATCCAATAATTCAGTGGTGCAAATTTTGAAATTAGGTTGATGAATCAATGAAAAGACAAAAAGTATTTGGTCATTTCTTCCCGTCCACCTAATTTTTGGGGAACAAAAATGACGTGAAATTGTTTCTTTAGTAAGTACACTAGTTTTAATTTATTCAAAATATTAGACAGTGTGTGGTATTAAGCCAAGGTGAATATATAGCCAAATTTATTTCTGCCTAACGTCTTAAGCTAGCTGCAGGGTGGGAAGGGGAAGGACTAATCGACAAAATATAGTAAATTCTCAAT from Lycium barbarum isolate Lr01 chromosome 10, ASM1917538v2, whole genome shotgun sequence includes:
- the LOC132614537 gene encoding zeatin O-glucosyltransferase-like gives rise to the protein MVPLPAQGHLNQLLHLSRLISMYNIQVHYIGSTTHIKQAKIRAHGFDPLTITKLHFHEFHQTPSFETPLPNPNASHKFPNQLMPSFYATSHLREPVCSLVRELLSTNIGKVVVIYDSLMKWIVQDLPQMPNTECYSFNSTSAFMIYSFLWELKGKPFHPGTENYEDIPTIGDCFPPEFWDFLKIQEQFDGKIDCGELYNSSRVIESLYLDLMAKEYDGMKQWAIGPFNPLEKNEKSKDSNKRHESLDWLDKQEPNSVIFVSFGTTTSLCDEEVKELAVGLEKSHQKFVWVLRDADKGDVFTSEVRKVQLPQGYEEGIKERGIIVRDWAPQLEILAHSSTGGFMSHCGWNSCMESMSFGVPIAAWPMHSDQPRNSQLVTKYLKIGLIVRPWASRDEHVTSEMVENAVKTLITSKEGDEMRKRAADLRNAIKKAVADGGINRAEMDSFIAHITR